The Sander lucioperca isolate FBNREF2018 chromosome 4, SLUC_FBN_1.2, whole genome shotgun sequence DNA segment GGCTATTATGTAAACgtattttgttttaatgatttTCACATATTGGAGTGACTTATTAAGGGGGCATAACGTTAGCTGCTCTCCATGTGGTCCAGCTCAATTAAAACATGTAACCATGACCACAAAAAAACGTTTGTAAATCGTTATTTATTTTGACTACACGCTCGAGGCTTGAATAATTGTATTAAAAATTGAATGCACTCGATGCAGCTGGGttataaaaccttttttttgtcGTGTGTGTAATGCGCTCTTTCATAATGTGCAAGAACGACGTGTTCCCAAAAGCAGGACACACCTCCTTCTGACTGCTGCTCAGCACAATGGAAACAAACTAAGAATAAAAGGATCTCTTTATGGGACCTTTACATACTTCTCACATaaaacgtaaataaataaataaataaataaaaaagaatctcTGCTGCagaacttttaaaaaaagtcatagcatttTTAACCTATGAGTTGGCACGCTTTAGGCACTTTTAAAGTGTTTTAGAAAACGTTTAAATTAGCCTAGTTCTTTAATTTTAATCTAGACGAGCTGGTACACGCCAGGGACAGATTGACTCtactttcatttaatttcacCATTTGACGCCCAATCCTGTAAACTCCAATCACAAGTCATTAATTAACGGACAACCTGAGGCTATACTCGCCATGTCTGGATGTAGGTTTGAAAGCCCTCCGTGCCAGCGGCCCGACTCTCAGCAATGCCCGTCTGCAGAACATCTTTCCCCGGTATGAGCAGCAGGTCGACGAGTGCGTGTCCGTGTGTTTGCAGAAGCGTTTCCCAGCAGCTTTTTAAAGTTGATTGAAAAGGTCGGAGCACTCGGCTGCTGTCCAATGCTGATGGCAGAGAGGACACCCCCCCTTTCAGAAAAAGATTAGTAGTACACTAGCGCGCCCCCTAGCGGCCCACTGCCAGAATGTCCGGGATGTTCTGTAGGTTTAATACAAGTATTCAATGTTGTGATGTTATGGATTTATACTGGCAGTATAAATATTATAATTAAGTAAAACAATATATGCATATACCcagtacatacatatatatatacacatgcatatatatatatatatatatatatatatatatggcatgCCATActatatgtatatactgtatatatacatatatcccccaaaatatatatatatatatatatatactgtatattggggGATTGAGCAGGTTTAGTATGTGACATGTTGCAGAGATGTGGACTTGAGACttggtgacttggactcgagtcgaATCGAGTCACCATTTTGATGACTTGTGACTTGACTTGACAAAAACATGAATGACtggagactcgacttggacttgtaAGTAAATGACTCAAGACTTggcttgacttgacttgaggcATGATGACTCGGGTGACTTGCGTGTATTCATAAGTTAGAATGTCAGCTGTTACATATCCtataatataatttaatgtTGTCACCTTTCTGTCTAACTAGCAAGTATGCTACGCAGCGCTAACTGTGAATCCTGATTGGACGAGTCAAAAAAAGCTCACCGGGATGTGATTGTCATGATGATTGGATGACTGGCTGTCAGTTAAAGTCCTTGCTATGGCAACACGATGGCAACATCAAAGACCCCTAACCCCTACCATGTCTTTTGTCTTTATAAAGACCAGATACTACAGGTAAGAGTGCTTTATCTTGGGTTGTAAATAAAAGTGACTTGATTTGGGACTTGCTTGCCTTGACTAAGGACTcgacttgaaaaaaaaagaactcgAGACTTGCTTGAGACTTGGACCAAATGACTTGAGACTAACTTGGGACTTGAGCAAAGATGACTTGGTCACAACATGTTGTATAATGAGATGAAATCATGTTGCCAGTGCTGTGGAGGATCAGACATCCCTCACACTGCTCTCAAGTGGATTACACTCCCATGTGGTTGCATGCAAAGAGCCTGTGCTTGCATAACACACACTGTGCCAAGAGCTATTGTGGGCACGCACCGTGCATGGCTCTGATTGCCAGAGGCAAAATGATAAAGTATTGTATTCTCTTATATAGCTAATATCATAACATATTGCACCCATCAACATGCCAGCACCAGATGTTTTCAGACAGTAAAATGCCATTTTTTCAGTTCATTTATAAtatacattttgaaatatttaaaagatCTAAAGACTTGAATCAGCCAAAGTGAGAACGCTGGAGGTTTAACCAGGAGAACAGAATACCACAGGAAGAAAGCCACTTCCAATCTGTTTGTCTCAAAGCACTATATAATATAAGCACTGGGCAGGAATATAAATATCCAATCCGTAGAAGaccatgtaaaaaaaacatggtaaaaTACTGTACGGAGACAGTGTTGGGATGTCTTGAGAGGAGAATTGactgtaaaataaagaaatggagTTCCTGCCACCTAGTGTCACATTTGGCTTTTGCACCGAGAGACAAGACAGCCTgatccaaaaacaaaaaaaccctgAGAAGAACACGattaaaagctcagtttttagTGAAACTCCTGAACTACTCTTTACTCCATCAACTGTCGGCTGTTTATTAGAGGAGCTGCtgtgtcaagtcaagtcaactttattgtcaattctgccaTGTGTGCCAGACATACAAAGCAATTGAAAATACGTTTCTCTCCGACCCACAATGCAATAAGGACGCGTACAACAAGTCAAATATAAAGATacgaaatatatacaaataaagattaaaaaaaagataagtaatatataAAATAGTAAAGAAAACTAAAGATGAAGACATTGAAATGTGCAATTTAAAAGGAAGAGTTTGTGAGTGTCTTCTTTTATAAAGTGGCCGGTGCTGATCCtgatggggggaggggggggggcagaggggAGGGTGTTGAGCTTCCTGACAGCCTTTTTGGAATCAGTGAAGCCTCCCATAACTCCAACagcaatatattatattatatatttgaccattatttttaaattactttactCAATAACCATTACTTGGGTGGCAGTAGCttagtcagtagggagttgggttgggagcCAGAAGGTTGCTGGTTCAACTCCCCATACGGACtgaagtatggtggtggactggtagctggagaggtgccaattcacctcctgggcactgccaaggtgctcttgagcaaggcaccaaacccacaactgctcggggcgcctttccatgggcagccccctcactctgacatctctccattagtgcatgtataggtactgagcatgtgtgtgtaattcaggcctgtgtgtaatgtgtataataataacaacaaaaatttaatttataaataaaataaaactttacCCTCCCTCTCAGAAGCAGTAAATTCGTCCTCCCCCCGGGCTTAGTCTTATTCCACTGAAGGTGATTCATAGAGTGCATTATAGCAGGGCGAAACTCTCCCAGATGTACCCAGAAACAGCTGGGATTAGAAGATAAGTACACTGTGGTCATAAATGAATGTACATAGTCAGCAACAAtactcaggtaggctgtggcattcaAACAATGCTTATTGGTACTAAGGGGGCCAATGAGTGCAAAGAAAATATCCCCCACACCATAAAGCAACCAGTTTTAAACCATTCACCATGTACAAGGATCCATGCTTTCatgttgttttatttctctgtggattattgatactttcacagtatttatagagcaccgcaaacctgctttataataaagaAAGGCCATGGAAATcttactttttacaatatgggacctgcAGAGGCACACACGTTTCCACAAGCTCAGTAGTAGAGTAATGTGTGAAATTAGTGGAATGTCTCTAGGTAGGCCGTCTCTGAAGCATTGTATTTAGCTACAGTACAGCGGAAATCACATCTGTTAAGGCCCTGACAGGGCATCACATCAGTCATACAGTCACATAGAGTGACAATATTGTCAGATGTTTAAAGATAAGCTTCAGATTTCTTCCCTTCTCCGTGCCCCTTCGGAAGTAGGTGAAGATGTGCCGGAAACCCCAACTCTGCTTCTACAAACACAAGCATCAGAAGTGATGCAGCTGTTCACGGTCAACAGTCAGAAAAACAGTTTGTTGAGAGATTTGTTTTCTACACATTCTCTTATTTCCACTTTTCTAACTATTTTAAGTTAAACAGTTagttaaattaatatttttgttttatcttttattcttattttgactagggctgcaactaacgattattttcatagttgattaatctgtcgattattttttcaattaatcgattagttttttgatctataaaaatgtcaaaacatgatgaaaaaatgtggatcagtgtttcccaaagcctaagaggacgtcctcaaatgtcttgttttgtccaaaactcaaagatattcagtttactgtcacagaggagagaagaaactagaagatattcacatttaataagctggaatcagagaaatcttattttttttaataaaaaaatgactcaaacgattaatcgattatcaaaatagttggggattaatttaatagttgacaactaatcgattaatcgattcatcgttgcacctctaatttTGACGAGACATCGGACAAGGTCATCATAGGAAATGTGAAATGCTTGACATCATAAATCAGATCACATTTCATTATTAAGGTCTGTGGGTCCTTGTGTGTCCATGATTGTCTTTTGAAATCATAAAGATCCTTATGATCCATGACTTGGATTCAACCAAAGCCAGGGTATTTTATGGGGTGCTCTAACTTATTTAGtacattgctttttttttaatttaaaatgtgtgttatggcaagacaaaaaaaaattctctctTCCCTTTGGTCTTTCCTGAGCCTAGAAGAAGACATCTACCAGTTGGCTGTTGAATGTTGCATCAacgtgtgacacacacacacacacacacacacacgttggcAGGATCTAAATTGTCTAGAGACCATTGAGCAGAGGTTTTCCCTCATCATGTGATGGCCTCTGAGTCATCGATTGGATGCACAATCTCAACACATGTCATGCGCGACGCCCACACTGCTCATGCACAAGACCGGTGCATGACCGTTCACTGATGTGATGATTTGTCCATCTGGACACAGTACTGTGATGGGAGACCCTTAACAGCCAGGATTAGATTGTACCATACTTAAACATTTACACCACTGTCCTAAAGTTTCTCGTATACAGCGCAACATACAGTGAGCCAGGACAGAGCCTCCACCAAATACATTCACAGTCTTTTATTTCGCAGTAATAACAtcacaaatatacacaaaatTTCCACATTTAAGAGTATAAATATTAAAGGTTCGGTGTGCGAGTAACAGCAACTGTATTTCAAATGTAAcgtttgtttttgcattttttgtcTTTGGTCAAAAAATGATTCTTGTGcacaaaatgttcacacacacaatcatacactTATAAAGAGCTAAAAACATGACAATCTGGAAAGAGAaaacacttctctctctctctctctctctcagcagcaGGTCCACAGCTCTTTCTCGGCTCTTTTCTTGTTGAGGATTTTAAAGGAGCCGCAGGCCGGGGAGCTTGCTGCTGAaggtctcctctgtctctttaaTTTGGCACCAAGAGCAACAACGATGTCTTCCACCTTATCCTGCTGATACGACACCTTGGCATCAACCCGTCGACCGTTCCCGCATTTGTTTGGCGGGTTCTTGGCCGACGTCTCAAAAGACATCATGCCATGGGCTTTGGCGAAGCTGGCCGCCAGCTCCTGGCACACCTGGCCGTCGGCCCTGCTGGGGTCCCGCAGGTCGCTCTTATTACCCACCAGGAACCTGCCGGGAGAAAGGCCAGCAGAAAGGGACTAAATGGAGGATGGTGATGTTAAAAGTTGCACAAAAAAGTAATATGGGCGTAGGATGTGGACCACGAATGAtcgatttgatttttttaaaacaaaagcaaagtACTGTCCTTTCAGTGAGTAGCAGTACGCACACAGAGCTGATGCAGTTACCTGGGGACTAGTCTGAATCAACGGAAATACATTTTTAGGACAACTGCTGACGTGTCCCTagccttctgctctctgtgtgttgccgttctcaaacaacaaacttcgagctagcgagcCACACGCCGAATATGGCAAGTttggaagaaaatttggatcatgcaacaaggcagacctgcttggttctcagggaatgactgtaaagatttacaaagaatatgtttgtaaccatgtatccagctaatttcaatagctcacgttactgtattgtgtgaacagaaTATTAAACTTTGTTtatatgtggcattttcttcaGGAGCTTAGGCGAccatgattggtttaaagaaatgcaaacaacccagagcatgttttttctcctttcctggaatgtatgtgtgatgtagccagaccttactcgaCAGTTGgtagagataggtctggcaatgcgagactacctggGGATGTCCTGCCCGAGGGAGTTCTGCCGGCACTCTTCTATCCAGGCAGTCAGACTGCGGAAGCTGGCGGGGCAGGTGACGTCATATATGAAGAGCACAGCGTGGACGTTGCGATAGTAGTGCTGCACCATGGACTTACGGAAACGCTCCTGTCCTGCTGTGTCCCACAGCTGGAGCTGGAAGAGTGGGGAATGGAGAAAGCAAGAGATTGACATGTAGGCTAGCACTTTGGAGGAGGTTGTAGAGACAgaaaaaagtggtaaagagGAAATGAATGAGAGGAATAAATGCTGTGTTGAAATTCCACCCCCCCCCACGcgtgcgtgcgcacacacacacacacacacacacacacacacacacacacacacacacacacacacacacacacacacacacacacacacacacacacacacacacacacacacacagtgaatcaTCACTGAGAGAGAACTGAGAGCAGACAAGTTGATCTAATCATTAGAAAGTCAGATCTCTCTGTCACGCTTCTAAGACATAATCTCTGTGAATAACACCAATCTAGTGCTGACCgatcaaataaatacatacattggagacaacataaacatacaaatacaatcaTTGCCTGAAATGGGCCAGTACTAGGTACCGGCACTTCTGATTTGTGTCCACATACAGTAAGTACCCTTACTTCTAATTGTTACTAATGGTATTATTAATAGGCtgatgtttgtaccaaaataggcAATATATTTAATGATTTATTGGGAAAAACCAAGCAATtctatgtaaaatcagacattcagCATTCAGTTGGACTTGAGTACTGACTTGATTTCCATGAGACTTGGCTTTATTGACTTGGACTTGTACCAGAAGTCTAATAAAACAGCTCTGGTAAAATGGCAAGTCACTTTGCAtacaaaaattattattatgtcCAATTCCATTGTTAATTTAAGGTACTGGGGGCAAAGCTGGAACCCTCCTCTACCCTAAAGTTATAAACAAATTCCTGTCACCACTGACACACTTCCCCTGTCATGTGGTCGTTTCAAAACACTCAGGAAGTAGCACAAGCCAACTAACGCTCACAGAATCAGTGAATAAACCAGTCCCTTCCATGTGTTCACGCGACGCGGTTCGAATTAAACTCGTGACAACTTGAGGTTGTTAAAAATCAGAGCGGAGTTAAATGGCTTTATGAGGGTGTTGATGTAACCGCTAACATGCCACTAGAATCAAGCAGGTTATCTTCCCAGTGATTTACAGGCTGCATTAGTTCTGCTGATTTTCTTTCATCCAGAGGATTCTCAGTCATGCAGTCTGGGACAAATCCCTCAGCAGAGCCACACCGCAGGGTGGGAGCCTCAGAATAAGGGCTGGGCCATAGGATGAGAAATATCGTCAAAAGGCTATAAAATGTCTATCGTTTACGACATCTATGTCGTTTCTATCATGATGTTGAAAAACCGGCGGTGGAACTGCATTACAGCAATATTCTTTGCACGTTATGTTCACGTTCTTAATAAAACAGAAAACGCTCCGTATTTATCTGACAGCATCTGTCAAGTATTTCCTTCACACAGGAGCATTAtagactttttatttattgaattatcAGAACACATGCTATGAcgtgatatatatatagttattgaCGTATGAAATGACCTATATCGGGAAAGAAGGTTTTGGCCATATCGTCCAGCCTAATAGGCCTATTTAGAGCTCACACAAACGCAGTAGAAAACATGATAAAGCCACAGTTAAAAAGCACAGCCACTCTCAAATAACCTGCGGGAGTCTAACTGGAATATTCTGTCCTCTCATACACCTGAGTCCCTGCTGGTTTGGaggcttttgttttgttttcttaaaccctgctacgccctgctatgtcctgctacgccctgcagtaccctgcagtaccctgctacgtcctgcagtgccctgctatgccctgctacgtcctgcagtgccctgctacgccctgcagtaccctgctacgtcctgcagtgccctgcagtaccttgctacaccctgcagtgccctgctatgccctgctacaccctgcagtgccctgctacgtcctacaGTGCCCcgctacgtcctgctgtgccCCGCTACGTCCTACAGTGCCCcgctacgtcctgcagtgccccgctacgtcctgcagtgccccgctatgccctgctacaccctgcagtgccctgctacgtcctacagtgccctgctacgtcctgctgtgccccgctacgtcctgctgtgccccgctacgtcctgctgtgccccgctacgtcctgcagtgccctgctacgttctgctacgccctgcagtgtcctgctacgccctgcagtgtcctgctacattctgctacgccctgcagtgtcctgctacgccctgcagtgccctgctacattcTGCTAccccctgcagtgtcctgctacgccctgctatgccatgaactactatttctagtcattgttccattatctttattgtgactataattgccactgttcatcacacccccaaccgacACCATGTGAtctagagtgtggtctagacctactctatctgtaaagtgtcttgagatgactcttgttatgatttgatactataaataaaatgtaattgaattttGTCTGGTCTGAATTATCAGTGGAATTGGGCCCATGAAAAGCACTGAATTCAATGTGAAAATTACAGTTGATTAACATACAACCTTTATTAGCAGTCGGTTTATTTAAACTAAAGAGCCAGTTGGAAGTTGCTGGTgtgctttcttttttgtttttgtttcaatgGCCGCTCCGCTGCAACTCTAACTTCTGTTAAATCAAAGCTGAAGACTTTTGTTTGtgatgctgcctttctttaaataactgcaCTTCTTATACCTGCACTGCAGGATCAGGGCTGTATCCATAGAAAAGCAGACATTTCCAAAATGCTGTATCAATAACTTTTGAAAATTAGAGATTTATGCAATTCTGACTAATGGCTGACAAGcactgttttctgaaaatggctCAGACTTTTTGTTCAGAATGATCTCAGCCTCTAGATTCTGGGTTTAGTTTCATGATGCTTGCAGAACTCCTTAGATTAGCTCACAATAGATTAACAGTTGGGTTTTTTTagcaattatttttttggggtgcCGGGatcaagttttaaaaaaaggttttaatcaCCCatgctgcactgtaacttttattcttgtaatttATACCGGTCTTAttctatttctgtttttatatttaagtaggctattttaacttttaaaatgttttaggcGATGTAGCCTAAAGCACTtcgaattgccttgttgctgcaacgtgctatagaaataaagctcCATTGCCTTGATGCATACACACTCTCCCCGTTACCTTGATTTTCTCTCCATGGATATCCAGCTGTACATCGCGGAAGTCCACCCCGATGGTAGCCTCCACTCTGCGGGGGAACTCTCCGGCGCAGAGTCGGTGTGTGAGGCAGGTCTTCCCCACCCCGGAGTCTCCTATCACCAGCACTTTAAAGGTCCGACATCGAGTCAAGACGGAGGACAGACTGCCCAAAGAGTTGGAAAACTCAAGAGATGACTCCATTTACCCGACGTTCAACTAAACAGTAAATTCACAAGAAatttgacaacaacaacaacaacaacaaaaaaaacgcgcTCCGCATCAAACGTTATATCTCCAAGAAAGGTTTCTAAAGATGCAGCTTCACTAGGTATGAACAAAATATAGTTGGACTTCTGGGGAAAACGCGCTAGACACCATGTCTTTAAGTTGTGTTCACGGCGCCGAGCAGTGCGAGTGGGAGGAGAGCATGCCGAGGACTGGTGCCTGAGGGCGGGGAGCTGATTAAATGACAAGCAGCCATCACCATATGTAGGTGGCATGCTGATTAATCAGATGGATTTCtctgaaaaacatttctgataCATTGTCCCCCAACCTTTGAATTTGTCAAAAATGAAATCTTTAATTTATGTGCAACCTGCCTGAGAAGAAAGGCCGCAGGACCACAGGAAGTTAGGTCTAGACAGAAACCCTTTCATTGTTGTGAAACAGATTCCCCACCTCCATGCTGAATTAAACGTgtaatatataggcctactcagcaaaaaaaacaaacgtccggtcactttcaactgctgttgtattttaagcaaacttaacatatgcaaatatttgtatGAAAAGTCAATCAGCTAAGACGTAAACTGAACaattttcacagacatgtgactaacaaaaatggaataatgtgtccctgagcaaaggggcgggggggggcaaaatcaaaagtagccctcagtatctggtgtggccaccagctgcattaagtactgcagtacatctCCTCCAGTTCTTGCGGTCGTTGTTGCCATCCTGTACCTGTCCCGCAGGTGTGATATTCGGATGTACCGATCCTATACTACGCAGGTGTTGTTACACGTGGTCTGCCACTGCGAGgacgatcagctgtgcttcctgtctccctgtagcGCTGGCTTATT contains these protein-coding regions:
- the LOC116039543 gene encoding ras-related protein Rab-33B-like, with product MESSLEFSNSLGSLSSVLTRCRTFKVLVIGDSGVGKTCLTHRLCAGEFPRRVEATIGVDFRDVQLDIHGEKIKLQLWDTAGQERFRKSMVQHYYRNVHAVLFIYDVTCPASFRSLTAWIEECRQNSLGQDIPRFLVGNKSDLRDPSRADGQVCQELAASFAKAHGMMSFETSAKNPPNKCGNGRRVDAKVSYQQDKVEDIVVALGAKLKRQRRPSAASSPACGSFKILNKKRAEKELWTCC